The following are encoded together in the Poseidonibacter lekithochrous genome:
- a CDS encoding aminotransferase class V-fold PLP-dependent enzyme yields the protein MTKNIFRPFFNESTNTLDFIKYNTIGKNKKEYFDYTASGLAFRQIENRVRDVLETYANTHSKESSNADATSNYYELARKNLAKSLEVGDEFAILPSGCGTTAAIKHLQELLGLYIPPATKKRYEIEVDKSKMPLVIVGPYEHHSNEVSFREALCEIKRVKLDKEGLIDLKHLKKVLKKNKDREIIGSFCVASNVTGIITPFKKISKLLRKYNALVCFDAAASSPYMNIPSELYDAIFMSPHKLLGGPGSCGLLVVRKALINTELSPTFAGGGTVAYVNKDEQVYQKEIEIREDAGTPGILQLIRASLSYQLRNEIGFDFIKSQKDELKKVFIDELKKIPNCEIYGNQDEDNIGIISFNINNLDAYELCAKLSQSNGIQTRAGCSCAGPYGHDLLGIDDLDINNKPGWLRISIHFSQTKAEILALVEAIKKNIN from the coding sequence ATGACAAAAAACATATTTAGACCTTTTTTCAATGAAAGTACAAATACACTAGATTTTATAAAATATAACACAATTGGAAAAAATAAAAAAGAATATTTTGATTATACTGCTTCGGGTCTTGCTTTTAGGCAAATTGAGAATCGTGTAAGAGACGTATTAGAGACTTATGCAAATACACACTCTAAAGAGTCATCAAATGCTGATGCAACAAGTAATTATTATGAACTAGCAAGAAAAAATCTTGCAAAAAGTTTAGAAGTTGGAGATGAATTTGCCATTCTTCCTAGTGGTTGTGGTACAACTGCTGCTATTAAACATCTTCAAGAATTACTTGGATTATACATTCCCCCTGCAACTAAAAAAAGATATGAAATAGAAGTAGATAAATCTAAAATGCCTCTTGTTATAGTTGGACCTTATGAACATCACTCAAATGAAGTATCTTTTAGAGAAGCTTTATGTGAAATCAAAAGAGTAAAACTTGATAAAGAAGGACTAATAGACTTAAAACATCTAAAAAAAGTTCTAAAGAAGAATAAAGATAGAGAGATTATTGGTTCATTTTGTGTTGCATCTAATGTAACAGGAATCATTACTCCTTTTAAAAAGATTTCAAAATTACTTAGAAAATACAATGCTCTAGTATGTTTTGATGCGGCGGCTAGTTCACCTTATATGAATATTCCATCTGAGCTTTATGATGCAATATTTATGTCACCTCATAAATTACTAGGAGGACCTGGATCATGTGGCCTTCTTGTAGTTAGAAAAGCTTTAATCAATACTGAGCTTTCTCCTACATTTGCAGGTGGTGGAACAGTTGCATATGTAAATAAAGATGAACAAGTTTACCAAAAAGAGATAGAAATAAGAGAAGATGCTGGAACTCCTGGAATCTTACAATTAATCAGAGCTTCATTATCATATCAATTAAGAAATGAAATTGGTTTTGATTTTATTAAATCTCAAAAAGATGAACTTAAAAAAGTTTTTATTGATGAACTTAAAAAAATACCAAACTGTGAAATATATGGGAACCAAGATGAAGACAATATAGGAATCATCTCTTTTAATATTAACAATTTAGACGCCTATGAATTATGTGCTAAATTATCACAATCAAATGGTATTCAAACAAGAGCAGGATGTTCATGTGCTGGGCCTTATGGCCATGATTTATTAGGAATTGATGACTTAGATATCAATAATAAACCAGGGTGGTTAAGAATCTCTATCCACTTCTCACAAACAAAAGCTGAAATTTTAGCTTTAGTTGAAGCTATCAAAAAAAATATCAACTAA
- a CDS encoding sulfite reductase — protein sequence MSKNLSLNIEQIKKDKDGLDVLSDIFIYAVLGERVSEADLIRFQWYGIHAQGRDQKGDYFKLKIPLSLGELNLEQIKALSKISKEYANDSLDFTKSQKIEFSWLRIYDLPAVFNILHAVELSTTFESGHNVRNIILNCVNKEQLTDISEITNKLNDTFRGNKNFSNLPNKLQIAISGCARKAVENNTHDVNFDAVKNDKDKILFSVKIIGTHVGYITISQIIPMAKAIAKIYRDYGNRENEEQSDFASLIKQWGHDKFYDLLESSVSFRIKSLLIETNENNNKIEYFGIKESKVEGQSYIGCKLESLQIGSSGLDTLSSLLEKYNASKIQITTFGNMIIIDAPTNKAKQFAEDLQKVNFNPFA from the coding sequence ATGTCTAAAAATTTATCTCTAAATATCGAGCAAATCAAAAAAGATAAGGATGGATTAGATGTCTTAAGTGACATCTTTATCTATGCTGTCTTAGGTGAAAGAGTAAGTGAAGCTGATTTAATCAGATTCCAATGGTATGGTATTCATGCCCAAGGAAGAGATCAAAAAGGTGATTACTTCAAATTAAAAATTCCACTAAGTCTTGGGGAATTAAACCTAGAACAAATCAAAGCATTATCTAAAATTTCAAAAGAGTATGCAAATGATAGTTTAGACTTTACAAAAAGTCAAAAAATTGAATTTTCTTGGTTAAGAATTTATGATTTACCTGCTGTATTTAATATTCTACATGCTGTAGAGTTAAGTACTACATTTGAATCTGGTCACAATGTTAGAAATATCATTTTAAACTGTGTGAACAAAGAACAATTAACTGATATTAGTGAAATTACAAATAAACTAAACGATACATTTAGAGGTAATAAGAATTTTTCTAACTTACCAAATAAACTACAAATAGCCATCTCAGGATGTGCTAGAAAAGCTGTTGAAAACAATACACATGATGTAAACTTCGATGCAGTTAAAAATGATAAAGATAAGATTTTATTTTCAGTAAAAATCATAGGTACACACGTGGGATATATTACTATATCTCAAATAATTCCTATGGCAAAAGCAATTGCAAAAATTTATAGAGATTATGGAAATAGAGAAAATGAAGAGCAAAGTGATTTTGCCTCTTTAATTAAACAATGGGGACATGATAAGTTTTATGATTTATTAGAGTCTTCTGTGAGTTTTAGAATTAAATCTTTACTTATTGAGACAAATGAAAATAACAATAAGATAGAGTACTTTGGAATTAAAGAAAGTAAAGTGGAAGGACAAAGTTATATTGGTTGTAAATTGGAATCATTACAAATCGGTAGTTCTGGATTAGATACATTATCTTCACTATTAGAGAAATATAATGCATCAAAGATACAAATCACAACATTCGGAAATATGATAATAATTGACGCTCCTACTAATAAAGCGAAACAATTTGCCGAAGATTTACAAAAAGTAAATTTTAATCCTTTCGCATGA